ACGGAATATCATTTTCCAAGGTATTCTAGAGTGAAAATCTGTTCCCAGGGCGTActcattattatcatcgtATTCAGTGTCAATAGGTTGACCATTCGCATCCAGCTCGTATAGTGGGATACCCCTTCTAAAATTGGAATTGTTCCCGTTATCTTTCGAATCGTTCACTACTATTCGACTGTTAGTCCACTTCAGTTTGTTTCTATAAAACCAATACTTCATTCTAGTCCAGGTAGATTGCCAGCCCGACCCTGAAGCGTCTTCAGTCGTTATATAATCATCACGAAAGGGGTCTTCACTAAGATCTTCCAGCTCGTTATCTAATGATTCTAAATCGTTTTGAAGCACCATCTCTAGAGACTTATATGTTTCTCTTCCTAACCAAATGAATATTATAGTAGTTTACCAGGCTAACCTGTATATTATATCCATGTTTTTACAACCTTTtgcccttttctttttttcaccctGGCATCGTCCGGATTTCCTATTTGTTATTGCTTTCTGCCTTAATATATTTGAACTAACAGGAGGAAGACAGATATCCTCTCTCCAGTTGAGCTGAACTTTTATTGGTAATGTGCTTCGACATAATGGTCTTTTAATAATGTGTTTATTCctcaatgattttttttctgttattTACGTTGTGTAGGTAGGGTCTGTCTTTTGGGAAGATTAGattaaagaaataaaacttCAAGATAATATTCGTAAATGTAAATGAGTATTCATTGTAACAGTTACACATTTTTCTATCAAGATGTTGTTTCTGTAGACATTGCAATACGATAATTCTTGAGGCTAACAAGCAAAACTCAAGGCTGTCtcaaatagaaaaaattgctcTTGCATTTAACAGGATGCCCATTAAATTCTCCATATTTGGTGCAACAACCAACATTTGGTAATCTTAACTATTGGCAGTCTTCAACTGTGGAGTTAATTCatgttttgaatatcaaCAGCGACATACGCTGAAGAAATGCAGTAGAATACCTTTTCCTGAGAAGAAACGCCATCACCGCTTGCAAACGCACATTTTAGATACAACCAAAAAGTTCATTAGTAACAACAAGGCTCCCTAACCTTCTGTTGGAAAACTACGTTCCGGGGAATTAGATGATTGGTGTATACTCGGATTTGAATAACCAGGCATCTACAGTTTCTGAAATGCTTTTTTATTCCACAACCTATTCCTATAAGGGTACAAAAGTGAATAGAGTTTATGAGAGGGAAGAAATAATACTATATACTAAGCGCACTGATTGTTTCTCTTACTAACAGACCCAGTGACATCTCCAAAATACCGGGACAAGGGCGATCATTCACATAACATTGCatttattgttattttcaCCATCAAAACCCAAAGTTCCCTCCACACGTTCCATTTGTTTTAAAAGAAGCATAAATAGTTCTTCAACATTATAATCTTGTTCGGCACTACATTCTATAAACATCGCTTGGTTCCTCTTATCCTGACTGCCAATTGTTGAAGCTAATTTCTCTCCCTCAGTTTTCGTTACACACCTTTTTTCACATTTTGTACCTCTTCCCAAGTCAACTTTTGTACCCACAAGTATCACCGGGAGATTATCTTTACCCAGTTGATCGACCAGCTTATCCCAAAGAATGGGAATAACATCAAAGCTTGCACGATTTACAATACTATAACACAGTATTATACCTCGTACGCCCATCAAGGATTTCGTGCTTAGTAATGAGACTTCATCTTGGCCTGCAGTATCAAGAATCTCCAGCGTACAATCGTGGTTCTTGTAAGAAATTATCCTGGTAAATTCGTTTTCTATAGTAGGATAATAGGACTCAACGAACCGCGATTCAACGAAACGAACAGTTAAAGTTGTTTTACCAACATTTCTAGCACCTATAAGAGCAATCTTTCTCTGAAAATTATGTATGGAGTTCGAAGATGAGATGGTAGAGTATTCCATTATACTATAGTCttatgttttttcttagtCTTATCTCAATGAAGCTTCTTCAGGAAGAGAAATGattaaaaaattgaatacgAAAAAATCAATACGAATGAATCAATAACGAATGCAAGATTCAAGTCCCTTGCTACCAATACAACTGGCAAATAATCTGTGTTTCTGTAAAACTGCACTGATTTGCCAAATTACCAAGTCAATGCAAGTTCACGTGTTTAATAGGGATGTGTTGTCATAAATCCAATAAAACTACTACCTCTCTATTTCTAGGAACAgtacaagaaaaaagaaaaggcaatgaaaaaatatggcTTTTAATTGAGAAAAAGGTCCTACCCGGATTCGAACCGGGGTTGTCCGGATCAAAACCGAAAGTGATAACCACTACACTATAGGACCagaattcttgaaaaaaattaatggaAGACTTATAGATACCAAAATAATCAGGAATGTTCCCAAAACCAGTTGAAAGCGCAGAATTTCAGATTTAACTAGTTGTACAGGTATTTATACATTCGGTTCGGTATATCTAAGCAATCTTATAACTGGCTTAACGCACTTATTATTACGTGCTTCATAATGTGTCTGGTTCTGTTACAGCAAGTAGGCTTCTCATTATTTACATTATAACCATAGTTTCGCTCTGAAAGCATTTCAATGGCTAGTGGCATATCCCTGGTGTTTAGGATGAAGGATGGTAAACTGATGTTTGATAAACGGGGACAAGTTAAGTTAAAGATTCATTAACTAACATCAATTGCAATTTATATGTAAAGGATGTGGATTGTGTTGATAACCAGTACTTGTAATTAAGGCAAAAAAGCAGGATTATCatatactatataagagagaTATGTTAAACACACACCGACTGAATACGTTGAATATAATAATGCATTAGGGAATTAAATATAAATTCAATTATCGACTCATAACATTCATGTATAAATTCCGAGTTGATGTTCAGTTAATGGACctttgatttcagttaTGCCCCACCGTCcgaacagctcgtttagcattCCTTTATTCTACAAAAGGTACGACGCCAGCGTTACATATACGAATTACACTTTAATATACAATCTGAAAGTCACAGTTAGTAACAGTAGTTACTTATAtagataatgatgaacctatTTGTTTGACGAGTCATTATTTCGAACTCCTTTTAGATTTTAgagtttattattatattggACATATTTAACATGTGCgatcggcgtgtgttttgAATACCTCTCATGTATACAAAAgattttgcttttgttcttaAGTAGTACTGCAGGCTAACCACTAATTATGATCAGATCCATTCTACGGTAAGTCGGGCTTCAATGCTATTCGCAATATGATATCACCAGTATTTAACACATCAAGTCCGTCGCAAGAGAATCAGCAGAGAACGCTAACTATCCGTGCTTATTTCGAGATCTAAAAAGTATAATTCCCATCATATTTCCTCCTATATGGAGAGTTCGATTTCTTTTGCCGTGATATTCATGCGATATTTTGACATATTGAAGAGATTATCGGGTGATTTGCAAGAACTCTTAACTAAAGGATTTGAAAGCCGAAAGTCACGCTTAAAGAATATAGTCATGGAAACATAGCAACTGAACTATTATTTCTGACTCCTAGTCTAGTTACGCATACTGCTGTACGTATACACTTATTTATGACAACGTTTCACAGCTTTTTACCTACCTTAAATGTTCGGCATCAAAGGTGTGCTGTAATGAACTTTCAGTTTGTACCCCTCGCTGCGAGTTTTTGAGGCAAGTATTCAATAATCACGCCTGCTTCAAACTCCCATCGTTTTCTTCGTCCGATTCGCTATCACTCCTGTCATCCTTGGCAACACCTTTCCATATGATCCTGAAAAGAACCCTAAAAATCAAGAACAACCAATATAGATTCACCAATTGTAAAGCACCTATTAACACAAAGACAATTGGCAGGGAGATCCAACATTTGTATTGCTGAGTAGCAAAATTCAAGACATAATTACCTTCTGTACGAAACTGAGTTAGTACGGACCATAGAATTCTCAAATTTATGTAATGACGCAAATAGATCCATGTCatgacgaagatgaaaaagGTAGGAGAAGCCAAATTAGAATCCAAGTAATTTAAAGTCTTGGAtaacgaaaaaagaaaatctgaAACGTCCATTGTGATAAAGAC
The genomic region above belongs to Saccharomyces kudriavzevii IFO 1802 strain IFO1802 genome assembly, chromosome: 3 and contains:
- the RHB1 gene encoding putative GTPase RHB1 (similar to Saccharomyces cerevisiae RHB1 (YCR027C); ancestral locus Anc_1.443); the protein is MEYSTISSSNSIHNFQRKIALIGARNVGKTTLTVRFVESRFVESYYPTIENEFTRIISYKNHDCTLEILDTAGQDEVSLLSTKSLMGVRGIILCYSIVNRASFDVIPILWDKLVDQLGKDNLPVILVGTKVDLGRGTKCEKRCVTKTEGEKLASTIGSQDKRNQAMFIECSAEQDYNVEELFMLLLKQMERVEGTLGFDGENNNKCNVM